DNA from Fusarium musae strain F31 chromosome 7, whole genome shotgun sequence:
GGCAAGTCATATAGAAAGATTCATTCATCAATATCATCTCGATAGCATCACAATCGTCAGTTGAACAATGAAGCTGTTGCTGTGTATCGTGCGAATAGTTGAGGTGCCTCAATGGTCGTGCCATTCATGGGTCGAGAATTAGAGTCTTTTGCCCCACTCTCGGTGCGACATGCCAGGGGGGCCAAAGTCTTGTCAAACCTGTAACACCGGGGTTTCAGACGAGAACAAGCGTTGACGATGGCCAATCACAGACTACAATTGCTGGGTTGACAGTGAACGACTCGTGCTGGCTTCTGCTAGAGATGCAGACGGAGAGTTACTTGTTAAATAGTATTTCACTCGAGAGGCTCTCAAAGTCACAATAACTAGTAAAAACTCAAAGAATAACTACCATTACTCAGATAGAGCAGAGCCAGTTGTAAAAGTTCATGACTACATACTACAGCCCCTGAGGCAGAGTCCGATCGGTTGAACCATGCCTGATACATGACAACTCCTTAAATGGCGTGTTGTCCAAACCCACGTCTCGCTCTCCCACATCTCGACTCGAGTCTGTGTGAATCTACTCTCTACAGCCTCTCGCTAGAATCTTTAGGTGCATGCCAAGCGCTAACCCCGGACACTCGCCGTCTGTGCCTGGTATCAAGTCCGGTCGCCAAACTCCGTTTTTATTCCTCTACAAGAGAGACCACGCAAATAAAATCATCTCATTCATGTTTTAGGGCCCCTCGAGTTTCGACGGCTCGAATTTCCCTTTTTCCTCTTCCGCTTCTTTAGACCCTTGCCCTGCCTCCTCTCGTCTTCTCTCCCTTATTCACTCTCTTGTTTTTTCTGTCGACAAGTCATGGTTCGATGAGAAGTTGTGTTtcttttgatcttgaggctctAGACAGCATTTATTCTACTTCTTGtctatattatactatttaaactGTTTCATTTGGCTACGGAAATTCTACTGTTCAGCTGGTTCTGAATAATCGACACTATCGTTCAGGGTGGTTATTGATTGGGTTTCGAGGAACGAGGAGCGGCAATACGACGACCAACACCTATCGAAGGAACAACCGGACAATTTTCAGTCGGTTGACCCAACCGACTCAACTCACCCTCGCTCAAGATGAGCTATCAGATGCAGGATTGGGGAGAGAAACCCTCAGAGCGATCACGATGGACTCCCCTAACGCGAATGCTGCTATCGGGTGAGATGACCCAAGAGAAGCAACAGGAACTATCGTCAAGAGAAAAGTTTGATCGCTGGATGATCAACGAGGGTTATCGAAGATTGTGAGTCCGCTGGCACGTTACAGTGAAGTGAGTGATTCAGACTAACATACTGCAGCTTCGTCTTTGTCTTTATGCTTCTTCACGCactcatcttctccttcgcATGCGTCCACTACTCTCAAAAAGATAGTCTCAAGTCCTCCAATGAGCTCTTCGGCTTCACCTTCGTCATAGCTCGTTCAGCCGCTCTGGTCCTTCATGTCGACGTCGCCATCATTCTCTTCCCCGTCTCTCGAACCCTCATCTCGCTCCTTCGACAGACACCTCTCAATGGCATCCTCCAGTTCGACAAGAACATCACCTTCCACATCGTCACCGCATGGTCCATCGTCTTCTGGTCTTGGGTTCATACCATTGCCCACTGGAATAACTTTGCGCAGGTCGCCATCAAGTACAAGCTTGGTATCTACGGCTGGTTGGTTGCCAATTTTGTGTCTGGACCTGGTTGGACTGGCTATGTTATGCTTATTGCGCTGATGGGTATGGTTCTCACATCGACCGAGAAGCCTCGACGAGCAAACTTTGAGCGTTTCTGGTATACTCACCACATGTTCAtcgttttcttcttcttctggtctATCCACGGAGCTTTCTGCATGATTCAACCAGACGTTGCACCGTTCTGCACTAGTGTTGGCGCATCAGCGGTTGGAGTCTTTTGGCAATACTGGATGTACAGCGGTTTCATTTACCTGGCCGAGCGTATCGCACGCGAGGTGCGAGGTCGTCACAGGACATACATCACAAAGGTCATTCAACATCCCAGCAATGTTTGCGAGatccagatgaagaaggagcACACAAAAACGCGAGCTGGACAGTACATATTCTTGTGCTGCCCTGCCGTCTCGCTGTGGCAGTACCATCCTTTCACTTTGACCAGTGCCCCCGAGGAGGACTACATCTCAGTCCATATTCGTTGCGTGGGTGACTTCACCAAGGAGCTTTCCAAGGCTTTGGGTTGTGACTGGAGCAAGAAGAGGGAACCCGGTGGCAACGATTCTAGCAAAGTCGTTGGTTTGACTGGACGCGACTCCGAGATCGATCCAGCTATCCGCCGTGTTCTCCCCAGAGTCTACGTCGACGGTCCTTTTGGTTCTGCCTCCGAAGATGTCTTCAAGTACGAAGTTTCGGTGCTTGTTGGTGCAGGTATCGGCGTTACACCGTTCGCCTCCATCCTCAAGTCCATCTGGTACCGAATGAACTATCCCCAGAAAAAGACACGCCTAGCCAAGGTCTACTTCTTCTGGATTTGCCGTGACTTTGACTCCTTCGAGTGGTTCCGCTCACTGCTTCTGGCAGTCGAAGCGCAGGATCTGGACCACCGTATTGAGATTCACACGTACCTcacagccaagatcaaggccgaCGATGCGACAAACATTATGATCAACGATGCCAACGCCGATAAGGACACCATCACTGGTCTGCGCAGCCCGACAAACTTTGGCAGACCCAACTGGGATATGATCTTTAGAGGTATCAGGAAGCTGCACAGTCCTGCTGAGGCGGGTGTGTTCTTCTGTGGACCCAAGGGCTTGGGAAGTTCGCTGCATACGTATTGTAACAAGTACACCGAGCCTGGGTAAGTTTCTATACTGTCATTGATATGTGGGAGCAGAACTTCGGCTAACTTGATGCAGATTCTCTTTCGTTTGGGGCAAGGAGAACTTCTAAACTTTGTCTCTACCAATTTCATTCAAGTCTAGGCAAGCGGATAGTCAAGTttgtaatagtaaaaggaacACGACGCATGGGGTAGATTTACTGCAAGACCATCCATACCTGGTCTATGTTCTCGTTGAGTTATCATTTTAATACCATAGAAACAGATGTTGCATCTCACCAAccaatataacttttttttttgacaAGACCAGCCGCATATTTCCTGTCCACTATTGATTAAGGACTGTACTCCATTTGTTATGGGGAGCGCAGTGCAAAGCTCGTGATTGAATCGAGGCGCAGCTGAAGAAACTGACCACTTGGAGTGCTGACGTTGGACTCTGCATTCCATCCATGCCACATCTGACCCAGATCTCGTCTGAAACGTTTCACAAGCCTGGAAAGTATCCTATAGCCACAGATGACTGTTTTGAATATAGAATCCTAAAGACGATTCTTACTCAGAGTTGCGGGTGTAACGGCAGATGAGAGTGATGCTCCCGCTCGATCTTGATCATCTCGGACAATGCCTGATTCACCGAAGATTTGAAGCGTCAGTAATCAGAGACCGAGACAACATGCCATGACCAAGAATTTCATGCAGGGTCTAGACGTGGGATGCAGAGTCGAAAATAACATTTTTAGACAACGACTGATATGTGCATGTCTCACGACCCAGCAACGTGTTCGAATTGTATCAAGACCGGCCGAGTGGCTGGAGATATGATAGGGAGAGGGATGCACCGATATAGAGACGGGAAAGGCTTTTAAGATGCATGGTTGTATTTCATTATGGATGTTGCATGTATCGTATGCATGTGTCCATGTGCAGTTGTGCTGACGGTCAGGCCGATgcaaccatccatccattcagaGAGAGTTTAGTTGATAAAGACCCTGAAGATCTGACGCTCAAAATCTAATTAACAGTGATCGTGACCGTGTCAGTATCGGGTTCGGAAAGTTAATCAAGAAGAGGCCTCGATAAGACTCGAAGCCCTTGTCAATTCTATCTCAGCTTAATCACAATGACAGTGAGTGACTAGCATCCAATTCCGTGGTTGACCCAACGGAAATCGAAACAAATTGGATGGCAGAAGGGTTCCATTTTTGGGTCAGACCCTGAGGGAGGTAGGTGCCCGAGTCGCTGAGCCTCGTTCGTTGGACCCGGGCCCGTCATTTCTTCAGTGGATGCCCCGCCCCGCCGCGTCGCTAGTACAGGCCACTTCAATCAGAAGTCCGCTGGAACCTCGCTAGCCTGCCAAAATACGAACTGCTCTGGGACTTTGTTACTCATGACCACTCGGGAGATTGATGTCATTCAAAGTGTCAGGGCGATCGAGTGCCATGTGATTGGAATTAGATTAGATTCACTAGAACATTCAATTTGTGCTCCCAGTTTGACAGTTACAGATACATCTCTACTTTATCTATCCGTATACTGTTGAGAAGTCGAGGTAGCATCAAACtgatccaatccaatcaaTGCACACTCAGGAACACACAAGCAACACACAAGCATAAACGGTTCAACGCCTCTTTCTTAGCTTCTCGCGCCACTTCCCTGTTGGATGGTAGCTGTCGATAGTCTGCAGCAACCAAAGctagaagaaaaaaaaagtctcaAATTGTGAAAAAATTCCCTCCATCAaatcctcttcgtcactcTTGGTGCTTGGTTATTCGAAACTACAGGCGATTATCATTTCTGGGCATCTGTCACGTTTTTGCCTCGCTCTGTAAAGATCAGCAGGAGATGCATTGACGACAGGTCCACGTTACTTGCGCATCGTGTATACCTCGTAAATAGAACACTAACAATCTCAAAGGAGTTGGGGTGCAGCGCCATGACAAACGAGCTAGGCCGTAAGGGGTACCTGGCCAGGGGCTCTAATGCCCATTTTGTCTGCTGTACAAATTGCGAGGTCAATCCCGGGCAGCATGCCACGAACGTGTTGCACCGTCGAGCCTCGAAATGAGGCTGTAGAAAGGCTTTTTCACTGTTGATATCACCTCTCCCGTCTTGACGTCTAATATTGTATAATTGCTTATCATCGGTAAACCGTTGACCGTTTCACTGTAACAATCCAAACATTGTCATTCGTCAACTGAAATCGTGGCTCCCCCAATCAACAGTCATCAATGCATGGAGTTCGCTGTCAAAAGTGCAAGGATTCAGTACTTCGCCACTAAGTACCCTCTACATTTTAGAGCCCGTTCCCCccgtactgtactgtacacgCAACTCGCTCGCTGCAGCAAGCAAATTTTTAGTGTGGCCGGCGTCGCGCAAATCCGCTCTTCCCGCGCCATTCATTCCCAGTCCCTCCCGTCGTCCCCTTCATCACGAGCCTGGGTCCCCCGTCTCTCGTTCTGGTCATTCACTGACTGTAGCAACTGGCACGCACTGCTACTACAAACTTACTACGCCTCTTCTTTCATCCTCCGTTTTCCTTCTCGTCTCACCCAAACTAACACAATACGAGTCGAGTAGTTATTCACTAGAATACTGCTTGGTCCTGCTCCTACTGTTTTCTAACACTCGTTACTATCTcccttttttcttcttcctctattctttttccttttttgtCCTTTGCTTTACTTCACGCGCCTTCGCTGTTTGCTGCCGCGCGTGCCTTTCGTACTCCTTATCCACATCGCACAAGCCGAGATAATCCAGCGACATTTTGCTCGACTTTTACCACCGCTTGCGCCCTCTCCCCCTATCAGACACGAGACACTAGAGACCTCTTCTTTATTTGAGACGGTCGCTGCTTTTCCTTCATTGGATTTGTCGTTCCTTGTGCCGAACCCTCCCGGGTACTCCTTCGTCTCCTTACCCGCCGTCAACCATCACCTTATATCGACGGCTTGATTGAATTGACGACAACACCGACCGTTCAAGATGCAGCTTCGACGATTTTTGCTTCTGGGCATGCTCCTCGGAGCCGAGGCCACTCAACTCGTTGCCCGCCAAAATTCCAACTCCGACTCTGCTGCCGCTCCCTCAACCGATTCCTCTCCCGCGAGTACTGCTGCAGCCGATCCTACGAGCGACGACTCGGCTGCCACTACTGCAGCAGAACCTACTACCGCCGCCCAACCTACCGACGATTCTAGTACCGCTGACGGATCTACTTCTGATGGATCTTCCGATGGAGGCTCAACCACAGCTGAGGATGTCGTAGTTACCAAGACGGTGACTGTCACTGATGCCGATGCCAAGACCGTGAGCCGTCAGACTACTGTCATGAAGACAATTACATCCACTGTTATCGTTACGGCGACTGCGTTCGATACCAAGACTGTTACTAGCAGCGACGCTGAGACCGCAACGACCACGACCTACGTTACCTCTACGCAGTGGGCCAACGAGAAGCGTGCCCTTGATTTGGCCCCTCGAACCATTGGCGGTGTTGAACTCGTTGCCCCTGCTCTGCCTACCTATACTACTACCACCAGTGCTCCTCCTCACTTCAACGCCCAAATCGAGGGCGAACACTACGGTCTCCGAGCCTTCCGACGAGGTCTTCACAAGCGTgccacctccaccaccaccgttACTGTGACTGAGGGCGGCGGCGACTCCGATACCACTGTCTTCAACACTATTTCTCGAACCGTTATTTCCACCGTCAGCAGCCAGACCAAGGTTACCAAGACCATCACCGAGACCGAGCAAGCAGGTGCTAGTACCACCGTCACTGTCACCAGCACCCTTGTTGTCACATCTACTAGAGTGACCACTGGCGTTGTCCGCACAGCGACTGTTGCTCCTTCTGGAGAGTATGGTCCTTCCGGTACTGGCGGTGCCAGCTCTGATAataacagcagcagcaacagcaacgatGGAGGCCTCTCTACAGGTGCCAAGGCTGGaattggtgctggtgttggtgttgctggcCTTGCCGTCATTGCTGGTCTCATCTGGTTCTGTCTTCGCAAGCGCCGCAATGCTAAGAACAAGGCCGAGTACGACGATGTCTTTGGCGCCTCCGAGGTTCCTGTTGGTGgccgtggtggtggtggtggtggtgccgcTGGTACCAGCCCCCACATGTCCCAGACAACCGCCGCCGCCTCTACTCTGGCTCCCAGccgcaacaccaccaagTCTGAGGGCTACCGTGGTACTGCTCTTGGCGATGGACGCGCCGGTTTCGCCA
Protein-coding regions in this window:
- a CDS encoding hypothetical protein (EggNog:ENOG41); this translates as MSYQMQDWGEKPSERSRWTPLTRMLLSGEMTQEKQQELSSREKFDRWMINEGYRRFFVFVFMLLHALIFSFACVHYSQKDSLKSSNELFGFTFVIARSAALVLHVDVAIILFPVSRTLISLLRQTPLNGILQFDKNITFHIVTAWSIVFWSWVHTIAHWNNFAQVAIKYKLGIYGWLVANFVSGPGWTGYVMLIALMGMVLTSTEKPRRANFERFWYTHHMFIVFFFFWSIHGAFCMIQPDVAPFCTSVGASAVGVFWQYWMYSGFIYLAERIAREVRGRHRTYITKVIQHPSNVCEIQMKKEHTKTRAGQYIFLCCPAVSLWQYHPFTLTSAPEEDYISVHIRCVGDFTKELSKALGCDWSKKREPGGNDSSKVVGLTGRDSEIDPAIRRVLPRVYVDGPFGSASEDVFKYEVSVLVGAGIGVTPFASILKSIWYRMNYPQKKTRLAKVYFFWICRDFDSFEWFRSLLLAVEAQDLDHRIEIHTYLTAKIKADDATNIMINDANADKDTITGLRSPTNFGRPNWDMIFRGIRKLHSPAEAGVFFCGPKGLGSSLHTYCNKYTEPGFSFVWGKENF